One genomic segment of Paraburkholderia caffeinilytica includes these proteins:
- a CDS encoding glucose 1-dehydrogenase: MSKLTGKVAVVTGASKGIGAAIAKALAAQGASVVVNYASSKAGADEVVAAISAAGGKAVAVGGDVSKAADAKGIVDAAVETYGRLDILVNNSGVYEMAPIEDITEAHFHKHFNVNVLGLLLVTQAAVKHLGEGGSIVNVSSVVSRITPPGSSVYTATKGAVDAITGVLARELGPRQIRVNSVNPGMVETEGTHTAGFIGSDFESWAVSTTPLGRIGQPDDIAGVTVFLASDDSRWMTGESLIASGGMR; the protein is encoded by the coding sequence ATGAGCAAGCTCACAGGTAAGGTTGCGGTTGTAACGGGCGCATCGAAAGGCATCGGCGCAGCGATTGCGAAGGCGCTGGCGGCGCAAGGCGCGTCGGTCGTGGTGAACTATGCGTCCAGCAAGGCGGGCGCGGACGAGGTGGTTGCCGCAATCAGCGCAGCGGGCGGCAAGGCCGTGGCCGTTGGCGGCGATGTGTCCAAGGCAGCGGACGCGAAAGGCATCGTCGATGCTGCGGTCGAAACGTATGGCCGTCTCGACATTCTCGTCAACAATTCCGGCGTGTATGAGATGGCGCCGATCGAAGACATCACCGAAGCGCACTTCCATAAGCATTTCAATGTGAACGTGCTGGGCTTGCTATTGGTGACGCAAGCGGCGGTGAAGCATCTAGGCGAAGGCGGCAGCATCGTGAACGTCAGCTCGGTCGTCAGCCGCATTACGCCGCCGGGCAGCTCGGTCTACACCGCCACCAAGGGCGCGGTGGACGCCATCACCGGCGTGCTCGCACGTGAACTCGGCCCGCGCCAGATTCGCGTCAACTCCGTGAATCCCGGCATGGTGGAAACGGAAGGCACGCATACTGCCGGCTTCATCGGCTCGGACTTCGAGAGCTGGGCGGTCAGCACGACGCCGCTCGGCCGTATCGGACAGCCTGACGATATCGCCGGCGTCACCGTGTTCCTTGCCTCCGACGACTCGCGCTGGATGACCGGCGAAAGCCTGATCGCTAGCGGCGGTATGCGATAA
- a CDS encoding sulfite exporter TauE/SafE family protein: MTSSFALHASVVAATFVLAGFVKGVTGMGLPTVAMGVLGTLMLPAQAAAMLLLPSFVTNVWQLFAGPDVRALLGRLWPMMAGIVAGTLAAASFIAGGGGAWAVAGLGAALTLYAAAGLMAWRFSVPVRHERWLSPAVGVVTGAITGGTGVFVVPAVPYLQGLTLKKEDLVQALGLSFTVSTMALAAGLAREHAFAIDDLGESLCAVAPALLGMWIGQRVRGHISPATFRRWFFICLFGLGIQLLARAFV, encoded by the coding sequence ATGACCTCTTCTTTTGCGCTGCATGCGAGCGTGGTGGCCGCGACGTTCGTGCTGGCCGGCTTCGTCAAGGGCGTGACCGGCATGGGCCTGCCGACCGTCGCCATGGGCGTGCTCGGCACGCTGATGCTGCCGGCGCAAGCAGCCGCGATGCTGTTGCTGCCGTCGTTCGTCACGAACGTCTGGCAGCTGTTCGCGGGGCCTGATGTGCGGGCGCTGCTTGGGCGCTTGTGGCCGATGATGGCGGGCATCGTCGCGGGCACGCTTGCGGCTGCGTCGTTCATTGCCGGTGGAGGCGGTGCATGGGCTGTGGCCGGATTGGGCGCCGCGCTGACGCTCTACGCCGCGGCCGGGCTGATGGCGTGGCGTTTTTCGGTGCCGGTGCGGCACGAGCGCTGGCTGTCGCCGGCGGTCGGCGTGGTCACCGGCGCGATCACCGGTGGGACCGGGGTGTTCGTCGTGCCGGCGGTGCCTTACCTGCAGGGGCTGACGTTAAAGAAAGAGGATCTGGTTCAGGCGCTCGGCCTGTCGTTCACCGTTTCCACCATGGCGCTCGCCGCCGGCCTGGCACGGGAGCACGCATTTGCAATCGACGACCTGGGCGAGTCGCTTTGCGCCGTGGCGCCTGCCTTGCTCGGTATGTGGATCGGCCAACGGGTGCGCGGTCACATTAGTCCGGCGACCTTCCGGCGCTGGTTTTTTATTTGTCTGTTCGGCTTGGGTATTCAGTTGCTGGCACGCGCATTCGTTTGA